A region of the Halorussus salilacus genome:
CGGTCGGACACGAGCGGTTGGAGGCCGTCTGTTCGCTCGACGGCGTGACCGAGGTCGAGACCGACGCCGTCGTGGGGTATCCGTCGTAGCGACCCCGCCGGGGGTGGCGGGCCAGCATTCAGACCGGACCGAGCAGGCCAGCACACGGACCGCGCGAGCAAGCAACTTGAAGTGATGGAGCGGCGTACAGGTGTGCGGGGAAATGGGGGAGCATGCACGAGAAGACCGAACGGCACACGAGAGCCATCCACGACGAGTCGGTGGCGACGATGGGGCGGCGGCGGTTCATGGACACACTTCTGGGTCTCGGATTCGGCGCGCTCTCGGCCGCGTTTCTGACAGCCGAGGACGTGCGGGCCGCGAGCGACGACGAGGTGCCGGTGGTGTACGGACTGGTTCGCGAGGGCGAGGAACTTCAGCCGCGGCGCAAGAGCGTCCCGGCCGACTGGTACGACGACTTCCGGACCGCGGTCGCGGCGAACCGCCGACTCGGCGCGGTCGAGACCGACGACGTTGCTAGCTCGGCCGTCGAGCCCGGCGAGTACGGCGGCGCAAACGCCGCCATCCGCGTCGAGGTCACGAGCGAGGACGCCCGCGGGGAGGTCCCCGAGGAGTTCGAGCAGGTGCCGGTCGAGGTCGAGAAGGTAGCGCGGGTCGAGTCCGGCGAAGCCACCGAGCGCGGGGACGACTCGACCGCCCCGGGCTCCGAATCGGAAGATTCGGAGCCCGAGACGGTCGAGGGCGGCATCCCCGGGAGCGTCACCATCGGGAGCGAGGACCTCTACGGCACGCTCGCACCAGCGATGCGCGACCCCGAGGACGGGTCGCTGTACTTCGCCACCGCGAACCACATCTACGACGGCAGCGACAACGGCGGCCAGCCGCTCTACCTCCTCGACGGGGGCAAGACCAGAATCGGGACGGTCGAGACTGGGTATCCCGAGTCGGACCTGGTCTGTGCGACCCCGGAATCGGAGTTCGAACCCCTCCACGAGATTCGGAACGGCTCGCCCGGGCGCGTCCTCGGGCAGTTCACGCGGGTCGGCCTCTCGGACCTGAAGGCGGAGGGCGAATCGCTCGAAAAGATCGGCGTCAAGACCGGCCACACGACCGGGAAGATACAGGCGGTCGACGGCTTCACCTGCGCGTACGGGGCCGTCTGCAAGCGCGGCCAGCTCAAGTGGGGCAGCGAATCGGACTTCACGGACGGCGACAGCGGCTCGGTCAACTTCCACGCCGACCCCGAGAACCCGGACGCCGGGGTGCTTGTCGGCGGACTCAACAACGCCCGGACGTGGTGGCCCGGCGAGAACTACATCTGGGGCACCGGCGCGTACCACATCACCGAGAAGCACGGTTTCACGTTCTGAGGACGGCCGACGCCCACCTCTACTCCTGCTCGGTAATCGCGTCGTCCTTCTCGCTCGGCGCGCCGACGACGAACACCCGGCCGTCCGAGAGCGCCTCCAGTTGTCGCCACGTCTCCGGCGGGACGACCACGAAGTCGCCCGCTCGGAGGTCGAAGGTCTCCTCCTCGTCGCCGCCCTGCACGGTCATCACGAACTCGCCGTCGGTGACGTAGTAGAGTTCCTCCTGAGCCTCGTGGCGGTGCCAGTTGTTGGTCTCGCCCGTCTCGAACTCCCAGACGCTGGGGCGCATCTCGTCGGGTCGTAGCTGGTAGCCCACCGCCCTGAGTCGGGGTTCGATGCCCTCCACGTCGCGCGGTTCGAGGTCGTCCAGACTGGTCTTCTCGTACATGGGAGGTCCTTCGACGCGCGGCGGGAAAAGCGTGGAGGCGGACGAGCGCGAATCGGTGGTCGGTTCGCCCCCATCGAATCCGGCCCGCTCAGCCGGTCGTCTGGCTGTACTTCTCGACCCACTCCTGCAGGGTGATGCCCATCGCCGACTGGGTGATGGCGTTCGAACTCGCGGAGTTGGCGCTCTTGACGAGTTCGGCTTCGAGGGTCCGTTTGGGCACCTCGCCGAGGAAGTGGGGAATCGCGCGCTGGACCGCGAGGGGACACCCGACCTCGTGGGCCAGCGCGTACCCCGACAGCGAGTGGGGTATCTCCTCGGTGGCGTAGGTCGGGTCGGGGTCGAGCAGTTCGTCGTCGTCGATGTGGTCGACGTACTCGTAGCACTTGCCCACGTCGTGGAGCAGGCAGGCCGCCCGAATCACGTCGAAGTCCGGGTCGGCACCGTGGAAGTCGCGCTGTTGCTCGGCCGAGTCGACCGCGATGCGGGTCACCCCGCGGACGTGTTCGACGTTCGTGACCTCGTGGATGTTCCACGCGTAGGGAACGTCCGAGATATCCCGCCACCCGCCGCGTTCGAGGCCCAGCACCCACGCTTCGACGACCTTCTCGCGGAGCGACTCGTCGGCTACGTCGGCGATCTCGGGGAAGGCGTCCCGCACCTGTGCGTCGTAGTCGGGGGTCTCGTCGGACATGATTCAGTGGTCTCCGGGGCGGAACGTAATGGTTCGTGTCTCGGGCGCGACCGCGCGGCGCGCGGTCGCGCCCGGGTCGGAATCGCTCCCGAATCGGAATCGCTCCCGGGTCGGAATCGTCCCCGAGTCGGGAGGTCGAGGCTCCTACCCCAGCACCCCGAATCCGAACTGGGCGTACGGCCAGAAGTAGTGGAGGCCGACGCCGACCGCGGCCGCCGGGACGGTGGTGTAGATGGTGGCGATGATGGCGGCCTTCATGTCGATGGCCATCAGCGGGAACAGCGCGTCGCCGTCCTGACTGATGGCGTTGGCCGCGAGCGCGGAGAAGGGAACCTCGCCGCTGGCGTATATCGTGGCGAACACGATCTGGGGCGCACACCCCGGAATGAGCCCGAGCGCGGCGCCCGCGAGCGGTGCGAGAATCCCCGCGGCGGCGGCCAGCGCGCCGATATCGAGCGCGAATATCGCCATGGTGTACTCGTAGACGAGGTAGGCCCCGATGACCCAGACCGTGACCATGGCCGTCTCCATCGCCGCGTGCTGGAAGGTGTCGTAGGCGCTCGCGAACGACTCGCGGATGCGACCGGCCTCGCCCGGTCCGACGTAGTGGCGTCCGACGAAGTAGAGGTAGAACGAGAGGGCCGTCCCCGTGAGACCCGCGACCGTGAACACGCCCGAGAAGGTGGGCGCGAATTCGAGCGCGACCTCGGGCGCGCCGCGGCGCAGGTACTCCACGCCCGCCGCCAACCCCACGACGGCCGCTATCCACCAGACGACGTGGGCCGCGTGGGTGAACTTCGTCACGGCGGCCCGCGAGACGAACGGGATGCCGGGCGAACCGCGGGCCGTCCCGTGGTTGTGCGGGTGGTCGCAGGCGGCCGCCTGCGACCCGCCGCGGGCGGGCGACTCGGACCCGGAGATGCTCGGCCCGCCGTCTGCGACGCTCGTCGTGGCGAACCCGCCGTCGGTCATCGGGCGGCCGATTCGCTCGACCGCGCTGTCGACGCGGCCGACGCCCATCCCCCAGAAGTCGATCATGTACCCGAAGGCGACGCCCGCGACGAACGCCATGGCGTAGGCGTAGAGGGCGGCCTCGGGTGCCAGCGCGAGGATGACGAACGCCGAGTCGCCCGCCGTCGCGGCGAGCGCCGCGACGACGGTGCCGAAGCTGACCTTCCCGCGGATGTACAGCGGCATCGCGACTATCGCGCCGCCGCAACCGGGCGTGAGACCGAGGAGCCCGCCAGCCAGCGGTTGGAACCGCTCGTTTTGCTCAAGCATCTCGACGAGCCGTCCGCCCGACCGGTACTGGACCAGACCGAACACCAGCACGGTCAGCGCGACGAACGCGCTGACCTGCACGAAGCCGTCGCGAACGGAGAACACGAGGATGTCCAGCGCCTCGTCGACCCCTATCATCGCGACCCCCTCCGTTCGGACCAACGGCGAGAGCCGAGATATTGCGAGACGAATCTATTTTTTAGACGCATCAAAACCTGCTTCTTCTCGCTCGGACTTATATTCTTCGGATGGATTAATTCTCGGTGCCGGACCGCCGACAGCCGCGGCTACGCTCGTTCGCGCGACGGGCGGCGGAGAATCAATCGGCCGGGAAGGGTCGATTCCGTCTCGGTCTTCCGAACTACGTCTCGTCTTTCTGGACCGTCTCGCGCCCGATGAACCGGGGACGCTCGTCGATGGCGAGGAAGTTGTTCACGTCCTCGCGGGCCTCCTTCGCCTTGCCCTTCTCGGGGTCGTAGTCTCGGCTCCCCTCGCTTCCCAGCGCGTCGTAGAGTTTGTCCAAGTCCTCGAAGTAGAGTTCGGCGATTCCGTCGAACTCCGCGTTCTCCGGGTCGGTCGGCAGGACGGTCGCGTACCGGACCACGCCCTCGATTTCGCGGGCGATGGGCGTGTGGTTGTCCTGCCAGTACTCGACGAACTCCTCGTGGGTCATCCCGTCCTGTCGGACGAGGAACGCCGAGTGCTTGTAGAGACCGTCGGTATCACCGTCCACCTCGTCCTTCTGGAGAATCTCCTCGCCGATGAACCGGGGTCTGCGGTCGATGTCGAGGAAGTTGTCGACATCCTCGCGGGCCTCCTTCGCTTTGCCCCTCTCGGGGTCGTAGTCTCGGCTCCCCTCGCTTCCCAGCGCGTCGTGGAGCGCATCGAGGTCCTCGAAGTAGAGTTCGGCGATGCCGTCGAACTCGGCGTTCTCGGGGTCGGTCGGCAGGACGGTCTGGTAGCGCGTGACGCCCTCGATCTCGCGGGCGATGGGGGTGTGCTCGTTCTGCCAGTGGTCGACGAACTCCTCGTGGGTCGTGTCGTCCCGTCGTACCAGCAAGGCGACGTGTTTGTACATGACTGGACCGTCGGCGGGATTTCCAATAAATCCGCCGATAGACCGACGGGATTCGGGCCGGGCGGCGTCTCGCGCCGGAGGCTGGCGGAAGGCGGCGGAGCCTCGGTACGCTTATTTCGGGGTCCTTCCATCCTAAAGTACTTGTATTCACGCCCGGATTCATCCGGCAATGGTCGTCGTTATCCTCGGTGACACCGAGACGTTCAAAGAACATCAGCTCGTGGGAGAAGCGGTCGAGGAACGGGGCGAGGAGGCGGTCGTGGTCGACGTCGACCGCTGGCCGGGAGACGCCCCACTCGAACACACGGTCGCCAGCGGCGAACTGGTGTTGGGAGAGCCGATTCCGGTCGACGACGTGACCGGCGTGTTCTCGATGATACAGACGGTCTTCCCCGAGTTCGTCCCGACCTACGACTGGTTCGACGAGAAACCGGAGCGGCACGCGTACACCCAACTTCGGGAGTGGCAACAGACCGTGCAGTCGATGCTGGCCGTGTTCGAAGCCCACGGAGCGAGGATAGCGGCCTCTCCGGTCGACCGGTACTGGAACTTTCATCGGCCGTTGATGCTCGAACTGTACGACGAGGACGGTATTCCCGTGCCGGAGACGACGTTCACCAACGACCCCGAGCGCGTCGAGGAGTTCGTCGAGGCCCACTCGAAGGCGGTCGTCCAGCCGGTCAACGGCGGTCGCGGCCTCGAACTGATACGCCCGTCCGACCTCGAACCGGAACGACTGGAGAAGATGGCCGGTGCTCCGATAAAACTCCAGGAGTTCGCTCCCGGTGACGACACGCGGGGGTACGTGGTCGACGGGGAGTTCGCCGGGATGGTCCGATACGACTACGACTCGGACGCCATCTCGTTCCAGAGTCCGTCGGTCGACTACGGGGACATCGAGTCGGTCGCGCTCTCTCCCGGCCCGGACCTCCGCGAGACGGTCGTCCGCGCGGGGGAACTCTCCCCGTCGGCGTACGCCGCCGTCGACGTGCGACTCACCGACGACGGCGAGTTCACCGTGCTGGAGAGCAACACGCCCGGCCGGTTCGCGGCCCACGACCTCGCCGGGTCGACCGACGTGGCCGATGCCATCGCCGAGTATCTGGTCGAGTCGGCGGCCGAATAGCCGCCCGACGGCTCCCGCTTCCCGGGCGACCGTCCGGGTCACCCCGCTCGGTATCACACGTAGTTTTTTACTCTCAGGATGGATTATGCAAACCAATGACGGTTGTACTTATCGGGGAGGCCGAGTACAAGGAATTCGAACTGCTCTCGGACGCGATAGAAGACAGGGGCGGGGAACCGGTCGTGTGGGACACGACCGACTGGCCGAGCGACGTTCCGGTGACCTACGACGTGGGGAGCGACACGGTCACCGTCGAGCGCGAGTTCCGCGTCGAAGAGGTGACGGCCGTCTTCCCGTGGGTACACCACATCTTCCACCCCGCCCTGTCCCGGTACGCAGACGAGTTCGAGGAGCACGGAACCGAGAGCGTGTTCATGATAGCAGACCAGTGGCGGGGCGTCTTCCGTTCACTGCTCGGTCTGTTCGAGAACCACGGCGCGACGGTGTTCTATCCGCCGGGGGCCCAGCAGTACGACGACTGGAAACCGTTACAGCTCGAACAGCTCGCGATGGCGGGGGTCTCGGTTCCGGACACCGTGTTCACCACCGACCCGGACCGCGTCCGCGAGTTCGTCGCGGAACACGGCGAGGTCGTCTACAAGCCGGTCGCCGACTCGACGCGACCGAATCGACTGTCCGAGAGCGACCTCGGGGACGCGCCGCTCGACCGACTGTCGAACGCGCCCGTCCAGTTTCAGGAGTACGCCCCGGGCGACGACGTCCGGGCGTACTTCCTCGACGGCGAGGTCGTCGGCGCGAGTCGCTACGAGATCGACGATTGGACGTACAAGTCGGTCGGTCGCGTCGACGACGCCGAACCGGTGGACCTCCGGGAGGAGGTTCGACGCGACGTCGAACGCGCCGCCCGCGTCTCTCCGATTCGGTTCGGGGCGGTCGACTTGCGTGTCACGGACGACGAACACGCCCTTCTGGAGGTCAATCCCGGTCCCCGATTCGCGTTCCACGACCTCCACGGTGCCACGGACATCGCCGGTGTCCTCGCCGACGCGCTGGTCGAGTGAGACTCAGGGGTAGGCGGTCTCGCGTCTCGACTCGGACCGACGACGGTCTACGCGACCCCTCAGCTCACGATGGTTGCGTCGGCCGTCGAAAAAATCGATTCTGGCGGCCGTCGGCGAGCGCTCGCGCTCGCCGACGGTCGGACCAGTCGTCTACTGCGAGTCCCAGGTGGGGTCGCTGGTGTACATGGTCTGTTCGCGGTCTTCGAGATCCTCTTCCTCGCCGAGGGCTTCGATGAATGTTTCCATCATGCTACATTGTGTAATGGTAACCGGTGTCAATTAAATCTTTTCTAGTTATATCTAACAATTAAGAGCCTCCGCTACGAAAGTGAGACGAGCTGTGGTGGCGACCGGCTCGCTCCCGGCCGTTCAGCGACCGGACGCCGACCGGACCGTTCGGAAGCGCTCGACGATACCGAAGTACGATTCGGCGTAGATGACGACGAGCACACAGAGGACGGCGAGTGACCCCGCGACGTCACCGACGAGATATCCGACCGCCAGATTCACCGCGAATCCGACGATAGCGAACCCGTAGGAGACGGCGGCGTACGCCGCTTGCCACGTCGGGCGGCGCTCCTTGAGGTCCGTTATCCCGCGCGTTCGAACGTTGCGTTCGTCCAGCAAGTCGGTCATCAGCAGATAGCCGTCGCCGTGGATGAGCGGATTGAGGGCGGCGACTTGGAGATTGAAACAGAGGAGCCCCGCCACTGCGACGCCCGGATGCGGCCAGAGCGTGTAGTAGAGCGCGAACATCCCCAGCGTCCAGAGGAGGCCGTAGGCCGGTCCGGCGAGGGTGTTCCACATCCGGCGGTTCCGCGGGAGGACCCAGCCGCCGTGGGTCCGCGTGACGACCGCGGGAATCACGCCGTTGAGAATGGACACGCCGAACGACGGGTCCAGTCCCTGTTTCCGAGCGGTGTGGTAGTGTCCGAGTTCGTGGACGACGACCGAGCAAATCACCATCGGGATGAGAACCGGGGCCGAGTCGAGGAGGTAGCGAATCGGGTGGTCGAGGAACGGCCCGGCGAGCCTCGACGCCGTCGCGACCCACAGCGCTCCGGTGAGACACAGAAGCAGTCCGACCCCGAGCGCGCGGTGCCACAGTCGGATGTCCTCGGGCGGTCGGACTCGCTCGACCGGCGCGCCGTCCCTGACGAAGTCCTTCTCGTCCATCTCCCGGAGGACGGCCGCCGCTCCGGAGTCGTGTCGCTCCGTCTCGGCGATGAGTTCGTCGATGGACAGCTCCGTCGACTTCTCTCTCATGGTCTCGACCACCACCTCGGGGACCTGCTTGAACCGGTCGTCGGGCGACCGAATCCGGTACTTCCCGTCGGCGAAGACCCAGGTGAACCCGTATCGGGTGTCGGTTTCTTCCACCTCCGTTTCGAGGGTCGTTCGTTCCAATAGTGAGAACATAATCTTATTCGTCGTTGTTGAGTAGGAATCGGGTCGGGGAGCTTAATATCTTCGGGTGAAGGAGTTTGATATTACCGTTCGTCGTGTGGTCGCGCTCGCTACCCCGCTCGGGACCGAAAGCTTATCCCGTCGTCCTCTGAATCCCGTCACGATGCCCTCCACCTACGACAATCCGTCGAGCGACAGACCGCTCGGAATCACGATTCTCTGTATCCTCGGCGCTATCGGCGTCGTCGTCAGTTTCTTCGGGGGCCTCGGTGCGCTCGGGAGCGGCGGCGCGGGGATTCTGGTCGGCGCGTTCGTACTCGCGGTCGCGGTCGGACAGGCCGTCGTCCTCAACGGCCTCTGGCGGCTCCAGCACTGGGGCTACAAGTGGGCGCTGGTCTTCTACGGCCTCAGCGCGGTCGTCGACCTCGTGCAGTTCAACGCGCTCGGACTGATACTCGACCTGCTGATCATCGCGTACCTGTTCAGCGTCGAGGACCACTTCGAGTAGCTCCAATCGTCTACCTGACGAGCAAGACCGACCACTTCTGAAAATTCCGACACGGATTCGTAGACGCCTATGGTGGCTTGAGACCCGTCTCGGTCTCGAAGTGGACGTCTACCTGTTGGTTCCAGAGTTGTGCTTCGCCGTCCACTCGGACGTAGACCGTTTCGTTCGCGCCGACGAGGTCGTTCGCCACCTTCCACTGGGCTTCCGTCTGCGGTTTCGAGACGACCGTAATCTCGGTCGTGTCGTTCGGTTCGACTACGAACGTCGGCGTCTTCTCGTCCGGGCAGGGCAGGCCTTCCTTCTCGACGAAGTCGTGGAACGTCTGGTCCGCACCGAGGAGTTCCACGAAGTCACACCCCCGGACCTCGCCCTCTGCAAACGCCGCGAACTCCCCGTCGCGGCCGGACAGCACGCTGTACTGAACGCCGTTGACCGGGACGCGGTACTCGGTCGGATTCCGTATCTCCACGGTGGCGGTGACGCGCACGTCGTCCTCGGCGAGCGACTCGAACGCGACGCGTTCGAGGCCCATCGACGCCCACTCGATGCGCTCGGCGGGAGACTCGTCCGGCGCGACGGTGTCGGTGGTCCGGGTGGTTTCGGCGGCGTCGTCGGCGTCGCCGACACAGCCAGTCGCGAAACCGGCGAGGGGAACCGACCCCGTCGCAACGAGGGACCGCAGGGCGGTTCGACGGTTCACGTCACTCGGTTGACCTGTGTGGGGGAAGTATCTTCCGGTGCGCCAGTAGCGCCGACTTCGGCCGACGGTATCGGGAAGCGGAGACGACGGTATCGGGGAGCGGGGATTTTTCCCGCCCCCGTGCGCGCGAATCCACCTACTTTCATTATCTCGCCCGGAGTACCCGCGGGCATGGGATTTTATCAGCGCGATTTCATGGAAGGCACGCGCGGCACGATGGGCGTCGACTGGGAGGAACGGATAAACTTCCAGCGCATGCGCGAGGAGCGCAAGGAACGCGCCCTCGAACGCATGCGCGAGCAGGGTCTCGGCTCGATGCTCCTGATAAACGACCCTAACGTTCGATACGTGACGGGACTCGCCATGACCGGCGGGTCGGGTGCCGATCACTACACCCTGCTCACGGAGGACGGCGACGTGGTCCACTGGGACACCGCCGACCACGCGAGCAACCAGCAGTTCAACTGCCCGTGGCTCGACGACATCCGGTACGCCGCCCCCGGACTGGGGAACGTCCCGCGAGCGTCGGGCAGTAGCTCGGCCCGGCGTTGGCTCAAGGGCAAGATGGCCGATCTGGTCGTGGAGGCGATGGACGAGTACGGCGTCCGAAAGGAGCCGATGGGAATCGACGTGGGCAATCGGGCGCTCGTCTCTGCGTTCGAGGACCGCGGGGTCGACGTGCGCCCCGGCGAGTGCGCGCAGGTGATGGAGGACGCCCGGAAGACGAAGACCCGCGACGAGATAGAGTGCCTGCGGATGGTGGCGGCGCTCTGTGAGGCCGGATTCCAGCGGATCACCGAGACCGCCAAGCCCGGCATGCGCGAGTCGGAGGTGTGGGGCGAGGCCACGAAGGAGCTCTGGCGGCTCGGCGCGATGGTGCAGGGCGGCTACGTGACCTCGGGGCCGAACACCTGGCCCAAGCATCAGGCCAACACCACCGACCGCGTCATCCGGCCGGGCGACCTCGTGTACGCCGACTTCTACAACATCGGGTTCATGGGCTATCGGTCGTGCTACTACCGGACCTTCTCGCTCGGGGAACCCACCGAGGCCCAGAAAGACGCCTACGAGAAGGCCCGCGACGACCTCTACGACGTGCTCGAACGAATCGAACCGGGAGCCACGACCGACGAAATCTGTCGGGGCTTCCCCGACGAGGAGGGCGAGCACATGGACTGGTACGGCGCGGAGGACTTCTGGGAGATGACCACCAACCACTGGGCCCACGGCCTTGGCCTCCAGCTCTACGAGGTCCCGCTCATCTGGCGGGGGCTCTCGCCCGACCACCCCATCGAGATCGAGGAGGGGATGACCATGGCGGTCGAGACGATGCGGCCCGCCGACCGGCAGGGCGTCCGTGTCGAGGAGATGGTGGTCGTCCGCGAGAACGGCGTCGAGATACTGAGCCAGTGGCCGGTCGAGGAGATAACGACCATCGAACACTGACGGGCGCGAGCCGGTTCGGCGACCGACTCCCCGGTCGCTTTCGGGGTCGGCCCCGCGTTCACTCCCGGACCGTCAGCACCGGCACGGGCGAGGAGCGGATCAGCTTCTCGGTCACGCCGCCGAGCAGGATGCGCTCGGTCGCACCCTGTCCGGTGGTCCCCATCGCGACGAGGTCCACGCCCTCCGCGTCCACGTACGAACCGATCTCGTCGGCGGCTCGTCCGGTCTCGACGCGCTCGACGACGTTCTCGACGCCCGCTTCTGTCGCGCGGTCTGCGACATCCGACACCGCGTCCTCGGCGGCCTCCCGGAGCTGGGCGTCCGAGAGCTCCGAGCGAACGTCGAGGCCCAGCGAGCCGGAATCGGCGACCGAGAGGACGTGAAGCGTCGCGTCGAGGTCGGCCGCGATGTCGACCGCGAGCGCCGCGGCCGCGGCCGCGGCGTCGCTCCCGTCGGTCGCCACCAGCACGTCCTCGTAGGGGAACGGCGTCCGGGCCTCCTCCATCCGGACGGTGACCACCGGGACCGGCGAGAGCCGGACCACCTTCTCGGTCACGCTCCCGAGGAGGTACCGCGAGATGCCGCTCCGGCCGTGGGTTGGCATCACCACGAGGTCGGCGTGGGCGTCGGCGTACTCCGCGATGGTCTGGGCGGGCTTGCCCTGCACCACGTCGGTCCGGCAGTCGATTCCGGCCTCGGAGAGCTCGGCGGCGGCGTCCTCGACGATTCGTTCGCCCTCGTGTTCGAGCGCGTCGACGACCTCGGTCCCGACCATCGTCACGCTGTCGCGGTTGGTGTCGGCGACGAACAGGACCCTGACCGTCCCACCGAACCGCTCGGCGATGTCTCCGGCGTGTCGAATCGCCGCGTCGGCACCGTCGCTTCCGTCCACCGGCACGAGGATGTCTTCGAGCATTGTCGATGTCGGTGGCTTCGTGGGACGACCCCAAGAGGTTTTCCCGTCCGACGGGGCCGACGCGTCGGCCCCGTCGGACGGAAAACCCGAACGGGACCGGTCCGACCGGCGACCGTGCGGGACTCGCCGGGCCGATTCTTCGTGGGAGACTCGTCGCTCATAAAACACTAAGTCGGCCCCGACCGACTCCCCGGCATGGACATCGGCACGGGACTGTTCACCTGCCAGCGCCAACCCGACGACGACCGCTCGATGACCGAAATCTACGACGAGATGCTCGAACTCGGGCGGGCCATCGACGACGCGGGACTCGCGAGCGCGTGGGTCTCCGAGCACCACTTCGCCGACGACGGCTACCTCTCGGCGACGATGCCCGCGCTGGGTGCGCTGGCGGCCGAGACCGACACGGTCGAGCTCGGCACCTGCATCGCGCTCGCGCCCCTCTACGACGCGGTCCGGCTCGCCGAGGACGCCGCGACGGTCGACCTGCTGGCCGACGGTCGGCTCACGCTCGGGCTCGCAATCGGGTCGAACCCCCGCGAGTTCGAGGAGTTCGGCGTCCCCCGCGAGGAGCGCGTCGAGCGCATGCGCGACGCGACCGCGGTCCTCCGCGGGGCGTGGTCCGACGGCCCCCTCGACTACGACGCCGAGTTCCACGACGTGTCCCCGGACGCGAACGTGACGCCCAAGCCCGACTCGGACATCCCCGTCATGTACGGCGGGTCGGCCAAGCCCGCGGTCCGGCGGGCGGCCCGCGAGGCCGACGCGTGGTGTGCGCCCTCCGCGCTCTCGGTGGAGGGGGTCCGCAAGCGGGTCGAGGACATCCGGACCGTCCGCGAGGAGGAGGGAATCGAGGGCGACTTCCAGATATACGTCCTCCAGCACGGGTTCGTCGGCGACTCGGCCGAAGAGGCGTGGGAGACGATGAAAGACGGCTACCTCTACATCCAGCGCCGATACGCCGAGATATTCTCGGGCGAGGCGGTCGAGCAGCTGTCCGACGAGCGAAGGCGAGAGCTGAGAGAGCAGGCCGTCTTCGGGACGCCCGAGCAGGTCGTCGAGGGGCTGGAGGAGTACCGCGAGGCGCTCGGCGACGATATCCACTTCGTGTTCCGGACCTACCACCCCGGAATCGGTACCGACCGGATGGTCGAGTGCGTAGAGCGCCTCGGCGACGAGGTGGTGCCCGCCTTCGAGTGACTGCCCGGTCACCCTCTCGGAGTGAACGCTCGGTCACCGTTCCCGAGTGACCGACCGGTCACCGGTCCCGAGTGAACGCTCGGTCGCCCTTTCCGGCAGGGCTGGCAGACGGTCGCCGTCGGTCGCCGACCGACGGCGACCGCTCGCTCGGGCCCGACTCCCCACACTTAACTTCCGGGGGGCCGTCGCGTCCGACATGGCTTCGACGTGGCGGCAACTGCTCCCGCAGTTCTTGATAATGATGTTGCTCTACTTCGTCTTCGTCGCGGCGCTGGCGGCGGCCGGTATCGACGGGTTCGTCGTCAGGATAGCCGTGGCGCTGGCGGTCGCGTTCGGGTATC
Encoded here:
- a CDS encoding cupin domain-containing protein → MYEKTSLDDLEPRDVEGIEPRLRAVGYQLRPDEMRPSVWEFETGETNNWHRHEAQEELYYVTDGEFVMTVQGGDEEETFDLRAGDFVVVPPETWRQLEALSDGRVFVVGAPSEKDDAITEQE
- a CDS encoding HD domain-containing protein, coding for MSDETPDYDAQVRDAFPEIADVADESLREKVVEAWVLGLERGGWRDISDVPYAWNIHEVTNVEHVRGVTRIAVDSAEQQRDFHGADPDFDVIRAACLLHDVGKCYEYVDHIDDDELLDPDPTYATEEIPHSLSGYALAHEVGCPLAVQRAIPHFLGEVPKRTLEAELVKSANSASSNAITQSAMGITLQEWVEKYSQTTG
- a CDS encoding putative manganese transporter, giving the protein MIGVDEALDILVFSVRDGFVQVSAFVALTVLVFGLVQYRSGGRLVEMLEQNERFQPLAGGLLGLTPGCGGAIVAMPLYIRGKVSFGTVVAALAATAGDSAFVILALAPEAALYAYAMAFVAGVAFGYMIDFWGMGVGRVDSAVERIGRPMTDGGFATTSVADGGPSISGSESPARGGSQAAACDHPHNHGTARGSPGIPFVSRAAVTKFTHAAHVVWWIAAVVGLAAGVEYLRRGAPEVALEFAPTFSGVFTVAGLTGTALSFYLYFVGRHYVGPGEAGRIRESFASAYDTFQHAAMETAMVTVWVIGAYLVYEYTMAIFALDIGALAAAAGILAPLAGAALGLIPGCAPQIVFATIYASGEVPFSALAANAISQDGDALFPLMAIDMKAAIIATIYTTVPAAAVGVGLHYFWPYAQFGFGVLG
- a CDS encoding EthD domain-containing protein, translating into MYKHVALLVRRDDTTHEEFVDHWQNEHTPIAREIEGVTRYQTVLPTDPENAEFDGIAELYFEDLDALHDALGSEGSRDYDPERGKAKEAREDVDNFLDIDRRPRFIGEEILQKDEVDGDTDGLYKHSAFLVRQDGMTHEEFVEYWQDNHTPIAREIEGVVRYATVLPTDPENAEFDGIAELYFEDLDKLYDALGSEGSRDYDPEKGKAKEAREDVNNFLAIDERPRFIGRETVQKDET
- a CDS encoding ATP-grasp domain-containing protein, producing the protein MVVVILGDTETFKEHQLVGEAVEERGEEAVVVDVDRWPGDAPLEHTVASGELVLGEPIPVDDVTGVFSMIQTVFPEFVPTYDWFDEKPERHAYTQLREWQQTVQSMLAVFEAHGARIAASPVDRYWNFHRPLMLELYDEDGIPVPETTFTNDPERVEEFVEAHSKAVVQPVNGGRGLELIRPSDLEPERLEKMAGAPIKLQEFAPGDDTRGYVVDGEFAGMVRYDYDSDAISFQSPSVDYGDIESVALSPGPDLRETVVRAGELSPSAYAAVDVRLTDDGEFTVLESNTPGRFAAHDLAGSTDVADAIAEYLVESAAE
- a CDS encoding ATP-grasp domain-containing protein, which encodes MTVVLIGEAEYKEFELLSDAIEDRGGEPVVWDTTDWPSDVPVTYDVGSDTVTVEREFRVEEVTAVFPWVHHIFHPALSRYADEFEEHGTESVFMIADQWRGVFRSLLGLFENHGATVFYPPGAQQYDDWKPLQLEQLAMAGVSVPDTVFTTDPDRVREFVAEHGEVVYKPVADSTRPNRLSESDLGDAPLDRLSNAPVQFQEYAPGDDVRAYFLDGEVVGASRYEIDDWTYKSVGRVDDAEPVDLREEVRRDVERAARVSPIRFGAVDLRVTDDEHALLEVNPGPRFAFHDLHGATDIAGVLADALVE
- a CDS encoding M50 family metallopeptidase, which produces MFSLLERTTLETEVEETDTRYGFTWVFADGKYRIRSPDDRFKQVPEVVVETMREKSTELSIDELIAETERHDSGAAAVLREMDEKDFVRDGAPVERVRPPEDIRLWHRALGVGLLLCLTGALWVATASRLAGPFLDHPIRYLLDSAPVLIPMVICSVVVHELGHYHTARKQGLDPSFGVSILNGVIPAVVTRTHGGWVLPRNRRMWNTLAGPAYGLLWTLGMFALYYTLWPHPGVAVAGLLCFNLQVAALNPLIHGDGYLLMTDLLDERNVRTRGITDLKERRPTWQAAYAAVSYGFAIVGFAVNLAVGYLVGDVAGSLAVLCVLVVIYAESYFGIVERFRTVRSASGR